One region of Parambassis ranga chromosome 21, fParRan2.1, whole genome shotgun sequence genomic DNA includes:
- the klhl23 gene encoding kelch-like protein 23, producing MRDIMSHKQTDIYTHDFCDGDHPAEVLDSFRHFYISGLFTDVSLQCGESGQVFHCHRALLAARSSYFKVMFTADMRERTNSLIKLTGVDCGVLGALLDYVYTAQVCITENNVQSLLEAADLLQFVSVKQACEEFLIRRLDVDNCLGMHAFAQLHLCPGLEREARRVMLSRFPELTQQEEFFELDAEKMRSVLAAQSLTVQRDDVLMSAVVGWVNHDLDNRIHNVSDLLHSLQLDLDEVYFKATLDMHRQYLIQNDGKLKSIIHQALRSTGKEMSSSRKVSSSMYIIGGYYWHPLCEVHIWDPISNTWVQGKDMPDPARESYSVSLLGANIYVTGGYRTNTVEALDTVSIYNCDYDEWTEGCPMITARYYHCSVALHGCVYAIGGYRGGAPERETEYYDPLKKKWFPVANMIQGVGNATACVVGDKIYVTGGHYGYRGSCTYEKIQVYRPDVNEWSIITISPHPEYGLCSVSLNNKLYLVGGQTTITDCYDPERDEWRPIPVMKERRMECAAVVVNGCIYVTGGYSYSKGTYLQSIEKYDPELDSWEIVGTLPSPTRSHGCVCVHSV from the exons ATGAGAG ATATCATGTCCCATAAACAAACCGACATCTACACGCATGACTTCTGTGATGGTGACCACCCTGCAGAGGTTCTGGATTCTTTCAGGCATTTCTACATCAGCGGCCTCTTCACAGACGTGTCTCTGCAATGTGGCGAGTCCGGACAGGTGTTCCACTGCCACAGGGCGCTGCTGGCAGCCCGCAGCTCCTACTTCAAAGTCATGTTCACAGCTGACATGAGGGAGAGGACCAACAGCCTCATCAAGCTGACTGGGGTAGACTGTGGGGTCCTGGGGGCCCTGCTGGACTATGTGTACACGGCTCAGGTGTGCATCACTGAGAACAACGTGCAGAGCCTACTGGAGGCTGCAGACCTCTTGCAGTTTGTTTCTGTCAAACAGGCCTGTGAAGAGTTCCTGATTCGCCGCCTGGATGTGGACAACTGCCTGGGCATGCACGCTTTTGCtcagctgcatctgtgtcctggACTGGAGAGGGAGGCCCGCAGAGTGATGCTGAGCAGGTTCCCTGAGCTCACTCAGCAGGAGGAGTTCTTTGAGCTGGACGCTGAAAAGATGAGATCAGTTCTGGCTGCTCAGAGTCTCACTGTGCAGAGAGATGATGTGTTAATGAGTGCTGTAGTTGGATGGGTAAACCACGACTTGGATAATCGCATCCATAACGTATCAGACCTGCTGCATTCCCTCCAGCTGGATCTGGATGAAGTTTATTTCAAGGCCACGTTAGATATGCACAGACAATACCTGATACAAAATGATGGGAAACTGAAATCAATCATCCATCAGGCTTTAAGGTCTACTGGCAAAGAGATGTCCTCAAGCAGAAAAGTGTCTTCCAGCATGTATATTATTGGAGGCTACTACTGGCACCCTCTTTGTGAAGTTCACATCTGGGATCCCATCAGCAACACTTGGGTGCAGGGAAAAGACATGCCTGACCCTGCCAGGGAGAGCTACAGCGTCAGTTTACTTGGAGCAAATATCTATGTGACTGGAGGTTACAGAACAAACACTGTGGAGGCTCTGGACACTGTTTCAATTTATAACTGTGACTATGATGAATGGACCGAGGGCTGCCCCATGATTACAGCCAGATACTACCACTGCTCCGTGGCTTTGCATGGCTGTGTTTATGCCATCGGAGGCTACAGAGGAGGAGCACCGGAACGAGAGACTGAATATTATGAtcctttaaaaaagaaatggtTCCCTGTGGCCAACATGATTCAAG GTGTGGGAAATGCCACTGCCTGCGTAGTAGGAGATAAAATCTATGTGACTGGGGGTCACTATGGGTACAGAGGAAGCTGCACATATGAAAAAATCCAGGTGTACAGGCCAGATGTCAACGAGTGGAGTATCATAACGATAAGCCCCCATCCAG AGTACGGactgtgctcagtgtctttAAACAACAAGCTGTATTTAGTGGGCGGACAGACGACTATCACAGACTGCTATGACCCAGAGAGAGACGAATGGAGGCCGATACCagtgatgaaggagaggaggatggagtGCGCGGCTGTGGTAGTAAATGGCTGTATTTACGTAACAGGGGGAtattcctattcaaaagggacTTACCTGCAAAGCATTGAGAAATATGACCCTGAGCTGGACTCATGGGAGATCGTGGGGACTCTTCCTAGCCCGACCAGATCacatggatgtgtttgtgttcatagtgtttAA
- the phgdh gene encoding D-3-phosphoglycerate dehydrogenase, with translation MASVSIKTVLISESVDPRCRAILEENGIRVTEKQNMKKDELLAEIKDYDGLVVRSATKVTADVINAANNLKIIGRAGTGVDNVDVDAATKKGIIVMNTPSGNTISAAELTCGLLMSLSRHVPQAAMSMKQGNWDRKKFMGAELYGKVLGIVGLGRIGKEVASRMQSFGMKTLGYDPITPPEVSAGWGVEQMSLEQLWPQCDYITVHTPLIPSTVGLLNDETFAKCKKGVKVVNCARGGIIDEAALLRALQSGQCGGAGLDVFVEEPPKDRSLVDHPSVISCPHLGASTKEAQARCGEDIAMQIVDMVKGQKLVGAVNAQVLASTFSQESHQLIRLGEAVGAVLQSCSASKKPFSHVQITTQGDCMKTSTGYMTSAVMVGLLSHEDGCCPNLINVMSLAKETGITVNQTHCASDGADGVCKVEIVANGCSYKAMGAVQGGMPVLLELSDSVFRQPISLTGKLLFFKAPAAAQLLSSVAGVLATEGVEIESFSAPADRTGDLWYCVGVSSLLRDLSALKSLVKDAAQLCI, from the exons ATGGCCTCGGTCTCTATCAAAACTGTGCTGATCAGTGAAAGTGTGGACCCTCGCTGCAGGGCTATTCTAGAGGAAAACGGCATCCGTGTGACGGAAAAGCAGAATATGAAGAAGGATGAATTACTCGCAGAAATAAAG GATTATGATGGCCTTGTGGTTAGATCTGCAACCAAAGTAACGGCTGATGTTATCAATGCTGCCAATAATCTCAAGATTATTGGGAGAGCTGGAACCGGTGTGGACAATGTGGATGTTGATGCTGCCACCAAAAAGGGCATTATTGTCATGAA CACGCCGAGCGGTAACACGATAAGTGCTGCTGAACTGACATGTGGCCTGCTGATGAGCCTCTCAAG ACATGTGCCTCAAGCTGCTATGTCAATGAAACAAGGGAACTGGGATCGCAAGAAG TTCATGGGTGCAGAGCTGTATGGCAAAGTGCTCGGGATAGTTGGACTTGGAAGAATAGGAAAGGAAGTCGCCTCAAGAATGCAATCATTCGGCATGAAG aCCCTCGGCTATGATCCAATTACTCCACCTGAGGTTTCAGCCGGCTGGGGGGTGGAGCAGATGTCCCTGGAGCAGCTTTGGCCTCAGTGTGACTACATCACTGTTCACACTCCCCTCATACCCTCCACTGTCG GTCTGCTGAACGATGAAACATTTGCCAAGTGCAAGAAAGGAGTGAAAGTTGTGAACTGTGCCAGAGGAGGCATCATTGATGAGGCTGCGCTCCTCAGAGCTTTACAGTCTGGAcaatgtggaggagcaggactTGATGTCTTTGTTGAG GAGCCACCTAAGGACCGTTCACTTGTGGACCATCCCAGTGTCATCAGCTGTCCTCACCTTGGAGCCAGTACAAAGGAGGCTCAGGCTCGCTGTGGGGAGGACATTGCTATGCAGATTGTGGACATGGTGAAAGGCCAGAAACTAGTTGGAGCA GTAAATGCACAGGTTTTAGCCAGCACATTTTCCCAAGAATCTCACCAACTGATCAGACTCGGAGAGGCTGTTGgggctgtgcttcagtcatgcAGTGCTTCTAAGAAACCATTCAGCCACGTACAAATCACTACTCAAG GGGATTGTATGAAAACCAGCACTGGTTATATGACTTCAGCTGTGATGGTCGGACTGCTCAGTCATGAAGATGGATGTTGCCCAAATCTCATCAATGTCATGAGCCTTGCTAAGGAGACTGGAATCACG GTAAATCAAACCCACTGTGCATCTGATGGGGCTGATGGTGTGTGTAAGGTGGAAATTGTGGCTAATGGCTGCAGCTATAAGGCCATGGGTGCAGTTCAAGGTGGCATGCCAGTCCTGCTGGAGCTGAGTGATAGCGTGTTCAGACAGCCGATCTCTCTCACTGGAAAGCTGCTGTTCTTCAaggctcctgctgctgctcagctcctGTCCTCAGTGGCTG GGGTGTTGGCCACAGAGGGAGTGGAGATCGAGTCCTTCAGCGCTCCTGCAGACCGCACTGGAGACCTGTGGTATTGTGTGGGGGTGTCCTCTCTTTTGAGAGACCTCAGTGCCTTGAAGTCTTTGGTGAAAGATGCAGCTCAGCTCTGCATTTAA
- the cfap210 gene encoding coiled-coil domain-containing protein 173: protein MAYVVHRQRGSSRSAKEGITMFQPPDLRQVTVLRKAEWQRIQDEMNQIDRNKERIKEAAKQREAMHLQSQEMVKLWSNTITGQRKKKLEAKKIREQIEEEKRKQIDFEEATYKEQKRKEAIEKAKAQLYYQTDRVKAFHRAVLLTEVLKEREAQIELKQRVKSASKDTDKIFLKMAKTKEEEALKQEQEAALCRKLERQAVVEDLKKQINENELTRQRQRLEDLKKGEEIQRLRALHQQQDRMESAQAANKKRELSQSYQEHLTNRDLMKAKVAQKEEAEDKQRELFLAGKQKMMKLWKEKEKELFRESQEHKDRAIKKLAAKKQEQTASEEQKIAKAVAEQDAKQALLLWEEEERRTAMMKSIVAHREQMRQEKEQREKLAQQQDRDAMEAKKEADRIFSEKQQLKVKKIREEERKLKDFLVSQMAEKSARREKLSAEECQFKAKSEALMAEGEMQFQQYSQQIISAAAGAQRNVYPLCKAAREGVGGGHGPLFGGFRHSYLVQDRSDTQMPKYVSSATETVKKLNEAVNIQEAKRRLGFSW from the exons ATGGCGTACGTGGTTCATCGTCAGAGAGGATCCAGTAGGAGTG CAAAAGAAGGTATTACAATGTTTCAGCCACCAGACCTGCGACAAGTCACTGTCTTAAGGAAGGCTGAATGGCAAAGGATTCAAGATGAAATGAACCAGATCGACCGAAACAAGGAACGCATAAAAGAGGCAGCTaaacagagagaggccatgCACTTGCAGTCACAGGAGATGGTGAAACTGTGGTCCAATACCATCACA GGTCAGAGGAAAAAGAAGCTAGAAGCGAAGAAGATCCGTGAGCAGATCGAGGAGGAGAAGCGGAAACAGATTGATTTTGAGGAGGCAACTTACAAGGAACAAAAGCGGAAAGAGGCCATTGAAAAAGCCAAGGCTCAGCTGTATTATCAAACCGACCGCGTCAAAGCATTTCAC CGTGCAGTCCTGCTGACTGAGGTGCTGAAGGAGAGGGAAGCTCAGATAGAACTAAAGCAAAGAGTCAAGAGTGCTTCTAAAGATACGGACAAAATATTCTTGAAGATGGCAaagaccaaagaagaagaagccttgaaacaggagcaggaggcaGCTCTGTGCAGGAAGCTGGAGAGACAGGCTGTCGTGGAGGACCTGAAAAAACA AATAAATGAAAATGAGCTGACAAGACAGCGCCAGAGACTAGAAGACctgaaaaaaggagaagaaatcCAGCGCCTTCGAGCgctccatcagcagcaggacagaatGGAGTCAGCACAAGCAGCCAATAAGAAGAGAGAACTTTCACAATCCTACCAG GAGCATCTAACCAACAGAGACCTCATGAAAGCAAAAGTTGCACAAAAAGAAGAGGCTGAGGACAAGCAAAGGGAACTGTTCCTCGCTGGCAAACAAAAAATGATGAAGTTatggaaggaaaaagaaaaggagttATTCAG agagTCCCAGGAGCACAAAGACAGGGCCATAAAGAAGCTGGCAGCGAAAAAGCAGGAGCAAACTGCAAGCGAGGAGCAGAAGATTGCAAAGGCGGTAGCTGAGCAGGATGCAAAACAAGCACTGCtgctgtgggaggaggaggagaggaggactgCAATGATGAAGTCAATCGTTGCACACAGAGAACAGATG AGACaagagaaggagcagagggagaaactggCTCAGCAGCAGGACCGAGACGCAATGGAGGCTAAGAAGGAGGCTGACAGAATATTTTCTGAGAAACAACAACTGAAGGTGAAGAaaatcagagaagaagagagaaaactaAAAGATTTTCTTGTTTCACAAATG GCTGAGAAAAGTGCCAGGCGTGAAAAGCTGAGTGCAGAAGAATGCCAGTTTAAGGCTAAGAGTGAAGCGCTCATGGCTGAAGGTGAGATGCAGTTCCAACAATATTCACAGCAGATCATCAGTGCGGCGGCTGGAGCTCAGCGAAACGTGTATCCACTCTGCAAGGCTGCAAGAGAAGGCGTGGGAGGAGGTCACGGCCCCCTGTTTGGTGGATTCAGGCACAGCTACCTCGTACAGGACCGTAGTGATACTCAGATGCCCAAATATGTCTCTTCTGCCACAGAGACAGTTAAAAAGCTAaatgaggctgtaaacattcaaGAGGCAAAGAGGAGACTGGGGTTCTCGTGGTGA
- the ppig gene encoding peptidyl-prolyl cis-trans isomerase G: MGIKVRPRCFLDIGIGNVNVGRVVVELFADICPKTCENFRCLCTGEKGIGKGTQKPLHYKGCVFHRIVKDFMIQGGDFSEGNGRGGESIYGGFFEDESFAVKHNKEYLLSMANRGKDTNGSQFFITTKPSPHLDGVHVVFGHVISGQEVVRTMENQKTDPTSKPYAEVKVLNCGELIPKSKAKKEEKKRERASSSSDTSSSDSESSSESSSDSEESEKESKKRKKKAKKLKKKQKKDKKMSDAESPEEKEQEELVTSTVRPEEIPPIPENRFLMRRSPQPVQKSNEEAEKDQRNKGERPRESAGIAYNSQSAYQRRLVMTRSGRKIKGRGPRRYRTPSRSRSRSRDRFRRSETPPHWRQEMQRQRMRAVTGERWIKGDKGDMNEDKDEAAKAPRRERRTSNSKPEHTADAKKDKKSRSHRSKSKEEDTVEKDESHNKHKAKKSDKSRDSRSKSREKSRRSKSREKSRKHRSDDRRGRSHSKENKKEKESEPDHSKDRNKAPESDKKHKDDTKGRNGERNRTKSRSKERADKKDEHRSSSRNRDRAGRASSKDREDKREKERGRERSRSQDRRSDRDSKRRGTSRDKERRTRSPDRNKTRDSYRGRRSRSKSSRRDHSKDRSSHRKDREAAGQRRRHSSSSDSDGDKRKSQRSPDFRRRAHSTSKDKRSPARPKPDSTKGRDKNQSSSSSSSDSD; the protein is encoded by the exons ATGGGGATCAAGGTTCGCCCACGCTGTTTTCTTGATATTGGAATCGGTAATGTTAACG ttGGCAGAGTAGTGGTGGAGTTGTTTGCTGACATCTGTCCCAAAACATGTGAAAACTTCAGATGCCTTTGCACAG GTGAGAAAGGCATTGGTAAAGGAACTCAAAAACCCCTGCACTACAAAGGATGTGTTTTCCATCGCATTGTAAAAGACTTCATGATACAAGGAGGAGACTTCAGTGAAG GTAATGGAAGAGGTGGTGAGTCCATCTATGGAGGTTTTTTTGAAG ATGAAAGTTTTGCTGTTAAGCACAACAAGGAATACCTGCTTTCTATGGCTAATAGGGGCAAAGATACAAATGGATCTCAGTTTTTCAT AACAACAAAACCCTCACCACATCTGGATGG tgttCATGTGGTTTTTGGTCATGTGATCTCTGGCCAAGAGGTTGTTCGAACCATGGAAAATCAGAAAACAGATCCTACTAGCAAACCCTATGCTGAGGTGAAGGTTTTAAACTGTGGAGAGCTCATCCCTAAATCTAAAG caaaaaaagaggaaaaaaagagagagcgagcCTCCTCTAGCTCTGACACCAGCTCCAGTGATTCAGAGAGCTCCTCTGaatcatcctcagactctgaagAATCAGAAAAGGAATctaagaagaggaaaaagaaggcaaaaaagctaaaaaagaaacagaagaaggatAAGAAAAT GTCAGATGCTGAAAGTCctgaagaaaaagaacaagaagagtTGGTGACGTCTACTGTACGTCCTGAAGAAATACCACCCATCCCTGAGAACCGATTCCTCATGAGGAGAAGTCCCCAGCCAGTCCAGAAATCAAATGAGGAGGCTGAGAAGGATCAGAGAAATAAAGGGGAAAGGCCAAGAGAGAG tGCTGGTATAGCATATAACTCTCAGTCAGCATATCAGAGGAGACTAGTGATGACTCGATCTGGCAGGAAAATAAAAGGAAGAGGTCCAAGG AGATACCGGACTCCATCACGTTCTCGTTCAAGGTCCAGAGATCGTTTTCGGCGCAGTGAAACTCCTCCGCACTGGCGTCAGGAGATGCAGCGTCAGAGAATGAGGGCAGTTACAGGGGAGCGCTGGATTAAGGGTGACAA AGGTGACATGAATGAGGATAAGGATGAAGCGGCTAAAGCTCCAAGAAGAGAAAGACGGACCTCCAACTCAAAACctgaacacacagctgatgcTAAAAAAGACAAGAAGTCTCGGTCCcatagatctaaaagtaaagaAGAGGACACTGTAGAAAAGGATGAGAGCCATAACAAACACAAGGCAAAGAAAAGTGATAAATCCAGAGATAGTCGCAGTAAAAGTCGAGAGAAGAGTAGGAGGTCAAAAAGTAGAGAAAAGAGTCGCAAGCACAGGAGTGATGACAGAAGAGGCCGCTCCcacagcaaagaaaataagaaagaaaaggagTCAGAACCCGATCACAGTAAAGATAGAAATAAGGCTCCTGAATCTGATAAGAAACACAAAGACGACACAAAAGGAAGGAATGGTGAGAGAAATAGGACAAAGTCAAGGAGCAAGGAAAGAGCTGATAAAAAAGATGAGCACAGATCGAGTAGCAGAAACCGAGACAGAGCTGGACGTGCATCATCAAAGGATAGAGAAGACAaacgagagaaagagagaggaagagagcgcAGCAGGAGTCAGGACAGGCGGAGTGACAGGGACAGTAAGAGACGTGGCACGTCCAGAGATAAAGAACGTCGAACCAGAAGTCCAGACAGAAACAAGACTAGAGACTCATACAGAGGCAGGCGCTCCAGAAGcaagagcagcaggagagaTCACAGCAAAGATCGATCGTCTCATAGGAAGGACAGAGAAGCTGCTGGCCAGCGGagaagacacagcagcagctctgacagtgaTGGAGATAAAAGGAAAAGCCAGAGGAGTCCAGATTTCAGAAGAAGAGCCCATAGTACTTCCAAAGACAAAAGAAGCCCAGCCAGACCGAAACCAGATAGTACAAAAGGCAGAGATAAGAATCagtccagctccagctccagctctgacAGCGACTGA
- the fastkd1 gene encoding FAST kinase domain-containing protein 1, mitochondrial: MMFRLRCVNSYLRRYLHVGTINRDQVLERLQVCLVEDQVFDVVSKNKAKFTVDHVSCAVGMLWQFQKEKPLFLRTVNKSHPEFLTLRVLAENKISLMDDLMLVDMLYAFLRLNVEPHDSLVQQLVSEAWLRLDSFPMTCLSKFAVCLNDQHLQLSPLMGHITCIVDQKLSSIDDARILTALMISVSALMSPRLRDALLSRADHLLDTMDPTNYNIPRRIVQFLRNIKYAHRPLLEKCNEILMRNISTLEVEYIGIILGLYQSLQFTNCDFKLAAKQKLIELMDSSTDPYSFTKIFVALVPMASPEIRERLENTALLFADEFNAQQALAVVEALEESHSRNLTLLNKVASVIHRNIHHYKSGDLARVTQALFLLQYPNPELLTKLRNSLVNYLQCSFTPFEVTMLTRVLSMLPSPRVEECVVSRVSAMVAQCNLSELSTISTAITKWARTDPTYYHKSGRKFVHLQQSLNHCGLERLRTADRLDLVLDELKYITGDWFEEILLEEAIATLQRMMDQINWTNVPDLAFFLTRINHFCPPLMDRIARVALEHIDKIHYSALYIILLPFSVLNYDTVQADELYDVCIEHLTPHISSIDPHLVVLLAYRLAVADRFPEDLIREIFRIDFLGKLDSQLELVPDALKMRTRLRLMELNRAVCLECPEFQVPWFHERFCQQIHRKGNSALSSVQQQIHKMLGEVLGGMNFVQMAVVTPYFYTIDFEFKLDKRMQPLPYSEPSTLQLSGKDKVEWKTSSLETPWDELPPGAQRVAVDFLDSKSFCKNSHHIKGETLLRKRHLEILGYRVIQIPHFEWSSMELSTHDAWKEYLKNKIFT; this comes from the exons ATGATGTTCCGGCTCCGATGTGTCAACTCCTACCTCCGTAGGTACCTTCATGTGGGTACGATTAATAGAGACCAAGTTCTGGAGCGACTGCAAGTTTGCTTAGTTGAAGACCAGGTGTTTGATGTAGTGAGCAAGAACAAAGCGAAGTTCACAGTGGATCATGTGAGCTGTGCTGTGGGGATGTTATGGCAGTTTCAGAAGGAGAAACCTCTGTTTCTCAGGACTGTGAACAAGAGTCACCCAGAGTTCTTGACTCTGCGTGTTTTGGCAGAGAACAAAATTTCTTTAATGGATGATCTCATGTTGGTCGATATGCTCTACGCTTTCCTCAG GTTGAATGTAGAACCACACGACTCTCTTGTTCAGCAGTTGGTTTCAGAAGCATGGCTGAGATTAGACAG TTTTCCAATGACATGTCTCTCCAAGTTTGCTGTCTGTTTAAATGATCAGCACCTTCAACTCAGTCCTCTAATGGGCCACATCACTTGTATTGTGGATCAGAAGTTGTCTTCCATTGATGATGCCAG GATCCTGACTGCTCTGATGATAAGTGTGTCAGCCCTGATGTCTCCCCGGCTGCGGGATGCTCTCCTCAGTAGAGCAGATCATCTCTTGGACACCATGGATCCCACAAATTATAATATCCCACGAAGGATAGTGCAGTTTCTGCGCAACATCAAGTACGCCCATCGACCTCTGCTGGAGAAGTGCAACGAGATACTCATGCGCAATATTTCAACACTGGAAGTGGAGTATATCGGCATCATCTTGGGGCTGTATCAATCCCTGCAGTTTACCAACTGTGACTTCAAGTTGGCTGCTAAACAAAAGCTGATTGAACTGATGGATTCAAGTACTGATCCTTATTCTTTCACGAAAATATTTGTTGCTCTGGTTCCCATGGCCAGTCCAGAGATCAGAGAAAG ATTGGAGAACACTGCCCTGCTTTTTGCGGATGAATTCAATGCACAGCAGGCTCTGGCTGTAGTTGAAGCACTAGAAGAGAGTCACAGCAGGAACCTTACCTTGCTGAACAA AGTTGCATCTGTAATCCATAGGAACATTCATCACTACAAGTCAGGAGACTTGGCCCGAGTCACCCAAGCTCTTTTTCTTTTGCAGTATCCAAACCCTGAACTCCTCACTAAACTAAGAAACAGTTTGGTCAA CTATTTGCAGTGCAGTTTCACCCCCTTTGAAGTGACAATGCTAACACGTGTCCTGTCCATGCTGCCCAGCCCGCGGGTGGAGGAGTGTGTGGTCTCACGGGTCAGTGCGATGGTGGCACAGTGCAATCTCAGCGAGCTAAGCACCATCTCTACAGCCATCACCAAGTGGGCACGGACCGACCCAACTTACTACCACAAGTCTGGCCGTAAGTTCGTGCATCTGCAGCAATCATTGAACCACTGCGGCCTTGAAAGGCTGCGGACAGCTGACCGGCTGGACTTGGTGCTCGATGAGCTCAAGTACATAACAGGGGACTGGTTTGAAGAAATACTGCTGGAAGAAGCAATAGCCACCCTGCAGAGGATGATGGACCAAATAAACTGGACCAACGTCCCTGACCTGGCTTTCTTCCTGACCAGGATCAACCACTTTTGCCCTCCGCTGATGGACAGAATTGCCAGAGTTGCCCTTGAACACATTGACAAG aTTCACTACTCCGCTTTATATATCATCTTGCTGCCCTTTTCTGTTCTGAACTATGATACTGTGCAAGCAGATGAGTTgtatgatgtctgcattgaGCACCTTACCCCACATATCA GCTCCATTGACCCACATCTGGTCGTCCTTCTGGCATACCGCCTGGCAGTGGCTGACCGTTTTCCTGAAGATCTCATCAGAGAAATTTTCAGGATAGACTTTCTCGGAAAGTTGGATTCCCAGTTAGAAC TTGTACCAGACGCCCTCAAAATGCGAACACGACTGCGCCTCATGGAGCTCAATCGTGCCGTGTGTCTGGAGTGTCCTGAGTTCCAGGTGCCTTGGTTTCATGAGCGCTTCTGCCAGCAGATACACAGGAAAG GGAATAGTGCTCTCAGCTCTGTGCAACAGCAAATCCACAAAATGCTGGGAGAGGTTCTTGGCGGTATGAACTTTGTCCAAATGGCAGTTGTCACTCCATACTTTTACACTATAG ACTTTGAATTCAAACTGGACAAACGCATGCAGCCGTTGCCGTACAGCGAGCCCAGCACACTGCAGCTCTCAGGCAAAGACAAGGTTGAGTGGAAAACCAGCTCTTTGGAAACACCCTGGGATGAGCTGCCCCCTGGAGCTCAGCG TGTTGCTGTGGACTTTCTTGACTCCAAGTCCTTCTGCAAAAACTCTCATCATATTAAAGGTGAAACCCTGCTGAGGAAGAGACACCTTGAAATTTTGGGATATCGTGTCATTCAG ATCCCGCACTTTGAATGGAGCTCTATGGAGCTTTCAACGCATGATGCCTGGAAGGAATATCTGaagaataaaatatttacatag